The Candidatus Deferrimicrobium sp. genome has a window encoding:
- the infA gene encoding translation initiation factor IF-1 — MAKDDLANLEGTVTEARGGGNFVVKLENGQTLTAKLGGAMRRFRIRVISGDRVTIGVSPYDPTHGLILYRHKN, encoded by the coding sequence TTGGCAAAGGACGATCTGGCGAATCTCGAAGGTACCGTGACCGAGGCCCGTGGCGGGGGAAATTTCGTCGTCAAACTCGAAAATGGCCAGACGCTCACGGCGAAGCTCGGCGGCGCCATGCGCCGGTTCCGGATCCGCGTCATCTCGGGAGACCGCGTGACGATCGGGGTCTCCCCCTACGATCCGACCCACGGCCTCATCCTCTACCGCCACAAGAACTGA